tgtaGTGTTAAAGAAaaaaaaacgcttttatattataagacggagggagtagtagttactTGCAACTGAATATCCATGGATGTTTGTCTTTTTCCTTTCAGGTGGAGCTCTCGATCCTAATCGTCCGACGGTTACAGTGCCGCCTGGTGACCCCTACACCGGTCGTCGGTGCAGCAGCTTGTACAGGTGCCCACCAAGTGTTCAGCCCTGATACCCGCAGAAACACCTCTCCCGAACAATGGAAGGTGTTGACGATTGCACCGCCTGGATGCATGCCTCCATCTAGTTAGCAATACAAGCTATTGCCACGACCTTATGTTGAACCCATAGTAATATCGTCTCGTGTGCTTAAATGTTTACTAGTCCGAATAAAACTGGATGTCTGTTGTTTGGTTCAGAAATAATAAAGATGGACGGTGTTTCTAACGAATAAATACGGACAGTGAGTGAGGCTGTCTGGTTAGGTATCTTGCTACCTATCAGACTCGCTCTATCTTTACAGGGCTCTTCTCACCCGTGCGCATGAATAGAAGTTATGCTAGAAGGGCGATACGGTGAACTGCCAGCGGCGCCCTTTTATCCATCCATCcaacttttataaaggggtcaacgTCATAAACGCAACAGAACATTGTCGAGACCTTCATCTTCGTCATCCACAACAACCCTAGCCACTGTCATTTTCCATCTTCATCACCATAGTCATCTTCACCATCATCACCGCAACATTCATCCTAGTTAGTCATAATTTGTAATCGTGTATCGCATCCAGCAACTATTGTAAGCCGTACTATCAATCACTTAATCTTCATGATGTGTTCTTCAATGGTTTCTTCTTGCGTTCTGATCGCTATATGTGAGTAATTCCCTAAGGTCATGGGTTGAGGTGTAACCTTACAACCCGATCTATTTGTTGGAGTGATTGATCAAACTATtatgatatcttgtatgtgtgaaaTAAATTTGTTTCGTAGTTGCCTTTTGTCTCGTTCGCGGTCTTTGTCCTTGCAGGTTACCAAGGATTATAGAGATCGAGCCATGGAGAGGCTAAGGGCAGAGAGACTGTGAAACGCTATTCTGAACACAAGTGACAAAAGGTTTAGTACGGTAGCGTGGATCCTACCTCTGGGGATACAAAAGGTGTAGTCATTAAACACTCAATGCTTTTGTCTGATTTATCATAATTACCTAGGTAATCTCGCGCGAGGGATAGTAGCATTTTTAGAGTACCGACTTCTTTTTTGCCACGCCTTTTAGGAATGTGATTCCATGACGAATTTTGCCAAGCACTTGAAACTTTTCTCAATTTTGTcacaaaaaattcagattttttttttattttacaGTTCATTTGAGCTCGGGCTCAGAAACTCTGCGTCCCAAGCAGAGCTGCTTTTAAAAATAGCAAAGGAAGAAAAGATAGGCTCCGCACGAACTAACAAAATCATCATTTAGTGTTTCATTAGAGGCAAATCCTGTGCATTTACAATGTCAATCGCTTGTGAAAAACGTTAATAGAGAAAATAACAAATACTATAAATATAAAATTAAAAAGCGTATAAGTGTCGTAActtaattactactccctccgtccggaaaaagtTGTCACCAGCATAGTTCAATTGtaattttgcagaaaacccctttttCATTTTAAATCTCGTGCTAATCGGTCCTTCTTCCTCCCTCGACGCCCGCCGGCACCGCGCGCGCCCCAGCCTCCGCCTCCCCCTGTTGCCCACGGGCACCGCGTGCCCCAGCCGCCGTAGGATCAGCCAGGACGAAGTCCCACTTGCGCCGCCGCACACCTGTCCCGCAGCTGCCATCTTGCACCGCCCCTGCTTAGCTGCACTGCGGAGGCGAGCTTCGCCGCCGCCCAGCTGCTCCTCCGCGGCGACACCTCGACAGGCGGCGATTCCACGGCTCACGGTCGGCTCTACTCGTCGTCCTTCTCGCATCCCCGGCCGCAACCCCGGCGCGCCATGGCCAGCCACTCTGCTGCGGGAGTTGGGCAAGACCCCGGCCGCCGTTGCTCCACCGCCGTGCACCGAGGTGACCAGTGCATCCACCGTAGGGCCCAGCGCCGCCGCCCACCTGCTACAGAGGCGACCACCGCCGCCCACCTGCTCCTCCTcgctgatttcttcttcttcttcgtccagGCGACCCAGCTCCTCCTCGCCGCCTCTGCTGCTACTGAAAGGTAGCCAGCGCCCTGAAATCAATGTCAAATTGATGTTAATTTGTTGTGTAGATCAAATTGATGTCAAATTGAGGTGAATTAGAGTAGCAGCGGATCATCCAGCCTGTAATTTGATGAGCTTGTGCTACACACACACAATATTCAGTCTGCACAAAATTGTACAGTAAACTGAATTAGTGAACAAGCAGTGTTACTCATAGGCTTAGACTGAAGGACTTGCAGAATTCAACAGCAAACAAAGTACCAAATTAATTACTCAAAATGGATCATATATAGAGTTGCTTCCATGTGTTTTGTTTATAAAATGTTAGCAAACAATAT
This portion of the Triticum dicoccoides isolate Atlit2015 ecotype Zavitan chromosome 7A, WEW_v2.0, whole genome shotgun sequence genome encodes:
- the LOC119334437 gene encoding uncharacterized protein LOC119334437, with the translated sequence MGKTTAAAAEVDPNEGGSSSTSQAPPPSGRWLPFSSSRGGEEELGRLDEEEEEISEEEQVGGGGRLCSRWAAALGPTVDALVTSVHGGGATAAGVLPNSRSRVAGHGAPGLRPGMREGRRVEPTVSRGIAACRGVAAEEQLGGGEARLRSAAKQGRCKMAAAGQVCGGASGTSSWLILRRLGHAVPVGNRGRRRLGRARCRRASREEEGPISTRFKMKKGFSAKLQLNYAGDNFFRTEGVVIKLRHLYAF